One genomic segment of Hordeum vulgare subsp. vulgare chromosome 2H, MorexV3_pseudomolecules_assembly, whole genome shotgun sequence includes these proteins:
- the LOC123426357 gene encoding MADS-box transcription factor 15-like: MGRGKVQLKRIENKINRQVTFSKRRNGLLKKAHEISVLCDAEVAVIVFSPKGKLYEYATDSSMDKILERYERYSYAEKALISAESESEGNWCHEYRKLKAKIETIQKCHKHLMGEDLDSLNLKELQQLEQQLESSLKHIRSRKSHLMMESISELQKKERSLQEENKALQKELVERQKAASRQQQLQQQQQQQQMQWEHQAQTQTHTHTQNQPQAQTSSSSSSFMMRDQQAHAPQQNICSYPPVTMGGEATAAAAAPEQQAQLRICLPPWMLSHLNA, translated from the exons ATGGGTCGCGGTAAGGTGCAGCTGAAGCGGATAGAGAACAAGATAAATCGGCAGGTGACCTTCTCCAAGCGCCGCAACGGGCTCCTGAAGAAGGCGCACGAGATCTCCGTCCTCTGTGACGCAGAGGTCGCCGTCATCGTCTTCTCCCCCAAAGGCAAGCTCTATGAGTACGCCACCGACTCCAG CAtggacaaaattcttgaacgttatGAGCGCTACTCTTATGCTGAAAAGGCTCTTATTTCAGCTGAATCTGAAAGTGAG GGGAATTGGTGTCATGAATACAGGAAACTTAAGGCGAAGATTGAGACCATACAGAAGTGTCACAA GCACCTCATGGGAGAGGATCTGGATTCTCTGAACCTCAAAGAACTCCAACAACTGGAGCAGCAGCTGGAGAGTTCATTGAAGCACATCAGATCGAGAAAG AGCCATCTTATGATGGAGTCCATTTCTGAGCTACAGAAGAAG GAGAGGTCACTGCAGGAGGAGAACAAGGCCCTACAGAAGGAA CTGGTGGAGAGGCAGAAGGCGGCCAGCAggcagcagcagctgcagcagcagcaacaacaacaacaaatgcaatggGAGCACCAAGCCCAGACCCAAACCCATACCCATACTCAAAACCAGCCCCAAGCCCAGACTAGCTCATCATCTTCCTCTTTCATGATGAGGGATCAGCAGGCCCATGCCCCTCAACAGAACATTTG TAGCTACCCACCGGTGACGATGGGtggggaggcgacggcggcggcggcggcgccggagCAGCAGGCTCAGCTTCGCATATGCCTACCGCCATGGATGCTGAGCCACCTCAACGCTTGA